GGGTTCAGCATCGTCGCCGCGGACGGGGGCCTGCAAGGCGATAGCGGAAATGCCGGAAGCAATCTCCTCCTCTCGGCCCCGGGCGGCGCCTATCCCATCCAAATCGTGACGGGAGACAACGGGAAGACCTTCCAACTGAAGCAGGTACGCGTGGACGGGGCGAAGCAAGCCTTGATGGCGGCGCTGACGGTGGGTTCCAAGGCCAAGGTGGATCTGGTCGACTGCGCCTTCACCGGGAATTTCGCCAGCGATTCCGGCGGCGGCGGCGGGATATGGTTGGATACCCAGGCCAAATTGACCGCCACCGGCCTCACGCTCTCGGGAAATACCGTGCCGGACACTGCCGGGGCTTTGCCGCGGCAAATGCGGGTGGAGAACAAGGCCACGGCCGACGTGAAAGGAACCGTGGAAGGCGATGGGGACGGGATCTACGTCGCGCAAGGCGGTAAGGCCAAGCTCAACGGAGACGACGTGCCGCCGCAACCCGCTCCGGACAAGAAAGGCAAGAACGACTCCGGGATCGTCATCGCGGTTCCCTGAGGTAATGCCGCCAAGCCTGCGCTCCGCATCCACGCTAGCGTAGCCCCGCCGCGAACGCCAACCAGGCCAGCACCGCGGCCAACAGGGTCATCAGCACGTTGGCATGCGGCCCTTGATCGAGGCCGCGACCCGCGGCGTATTCGCCCCAATACGATTCGAAAACGTTGGCGGCCAAGGAAATGGCCAACAGGATGCCCGCCGCCCCCCAGCCTCCCCAACCCAAAGGCACGATTCCGGCGCACATCAAGGCCGCCGCCGCCAGGCCGGCCAAGGTACCCGCCAAGGAAACCCCGCCTTCGCTTCCCGCGGGCACCGTCCGGAAGCTCCGCAAGGAGATGGTAGTCCCGCCTACGGCCTTTCCGATCTCCGAAGAGACCGTATCGAAGGCCTTGGCCGCCAGGGGAGCGACGATGACCAGTAACGCCGGTGTTACGTCCCCCCCGCGCGCCCGCGCCAAATGCGCGAGCGGAGTCATCCACGCGGCCAGGCCCATGGCCCCGAATACCTCGGCCGCCCCCCGCCTGCCGCCGCGGGCTTCGGCGATTCCCCGCTCTCGCTTGCCGGCGAAGCCGATGCGGGTGGCCAGATTGCCGAGGACGAAAAACCCGGCCAGGAACGCGAACAGCCAAGGTTCGGCCCGCACGAGGAGAAAGGCCATCAAGGCCCCCGCCACGGCTCCGCCCGGGGTCAACAGGCGCGCCGCCCAGGCCAACAATCCGAAGGCGGCGGGGATGCCCACCAGCAATGCCGTCCCGATTCCGGAACCCGCTTCCGGCCAGATGCCGCCGGCGCCCGCCCCGGCCAGGATGCCGCCTGCCCCGGGCGGCCACAACGGACCGGGAACCAGCGGGGCCAATACGCAGACGGTGAAGGGGATGACCACGTTGTCGGCGACGCCGAACCACAAGGTTTCCGCCACCGCCGCCGCGACGAACAGGATCCCCAATCCCATCCACTCGCGGGCGCCCTGCGGACGCGCCGCCCAATGCGCCAGGGCCAAGCCCGGCAGCGCGGCCAAGGCGCACCCCAGTAACACGCCGGTTACGGGTTTGCGCCGGTTCCACGGCAAGGACGGGCCGCCGGGGAACGCGCGGCAACATAGGCCGATGGCAGCATCGATGCAGGCCAGGGCGAACCATGCCGCCCCCAAGGGGAGGTACCATGCGGGTTTCCCCCCCGCCGGATAACCGACCGCCGCCACGCAAGCGCAAAGGGCGGCCGGGTAGAGGATGATTTCGAGCGCCCCCATCCCGTCGGCTTCGGCGCGATACAGGACCGGCGCGGCCCGCGGCAGAACGAAAAGATTCATCAGCAGAAGCGCGGCGGTTACCCCCATGGCTTGCAAGGGCGATAACCATGGGAGGAGCAAAGCCGGCCAGAAAGCGGCGGCATGCGCCGCTTTACGCTGCAGTTCCGCGCGGGTGAGGGTAGGCGACCTTGCCATCCTGCGAAAGTTAGGAGAAAACGCCTGGATTCCGCGGCCAAACCCAAAATCCAGGAGTTTCTCCGGGATATCCATCCAGGGGAATAAAGGATTGCCCCCTTATCGCCAACTGTTTTGTTCCTGCCCGTAACTATATTTTCCATCGTATCAATAGGAAAGTATCCATAGGACTGCCCCAAGGCGCCCAAGAGAAAACTGAAGTATGCAAAACACCATGGTTCACTGTCCGGTTACCACCGCTCTCTCCATCATCGGAGGGAAATGGAAGGTCATCATCCTCTGGCACCTGAAGGAAGGCGGCGTGAAGCGCTTCGGTGAATTGCAGCGCATGGTACGCGGCATCAGCCAGAAGATGCTCACCCAGGAATTGCGCGACCTGGAGGAATCGGGATTGGTGGCCCGCAAGGTCTATCCCGTAGTACCTCCGAAGGTCGAGTACAGCCTCACCGAGACCGGCTGGTCCTTGAAGCCCCTGTTGGAGCAATTGTGCGAGTGGGGCCTGGAATACCGTAAGAACCGCGGCGAACTCGTCGAGGGCGACGTCGCGACCGAACCGCGCGCCTTGGCAACCGTCGCGAATTGATTCAGCGAGCACCCGGGACCGGCAGATGAACGTCGCGGTTTTAGGATTAGGCATCATCGGCGCCGTCTGGGCGCGCAATCTGCAGCAAGACGGCTTGCCGGTGCGGGTTTGGAACCGCACCAAGAAGGATTTCCCGGGCTGGTGCGATACCCCGGAAGCCGCTGCCGCCGGTTCCGATCTCATCATCATCGTTGTCTCCGATCCTCCCGCGGTACAAGATGTCTTGCGCCGGATCCTGCCCGCCCTCAAGGCCGGGCAGATCGTAATGCAAAGCAGCACCATATCCCCGACCTGGACTTTGGAATTCGCGAAGCAGGTCAAGGCCACCGGCGCGGATTTCCTGGAAGCCCCGTTCACCGGAAGC
This region of Fibrobacterota bacterium genomic DNA includes:
- a CDS encoding DUF92 domain-containing protein, coding for MARSPTLTRAELQRKAAHAAAFWPALLLPWLSPLQAMGVTAALLLMNLFVLPRAAPVLYRAEADGMGALEIILYPAALCACVAAVGYPAGGKPAWYLPLGAAWFALACIDAAIGLCCRAFPGGPSLPWNRRKPVTGVLLGCALAALPGLALAHWAARPQGAREWMGLGILFVAAAVAETLWFGVADNVVIPFTVCVLAPLVPGPLWPPGAGGILAGAGAGGIWPEAGSGIGTALLVGIPAAFGLLAWAARLLTPGGAVAGALMAFLLVRAEPWLFAFLAGFFVLGNLATRIGFAGKRERGIAEARGGRRGAAEVFGAMGLAAWMTPLAHLARARGGDVTPALLVIVAPLAAKAFDTVSSEIGKAVGGTTISLRSFRTVPAGSEGGVSLAGTLAGLAAAALMCAGIVPLGWGGWGAAGILLAISLAANVFESYWGEYAAGRGLDQGPHANVLMTLLAAVLAWLAFAAGLR
- a CDS encoding helix-turn-helix transcriptional regulator, encoding MQNTMVHCPVTTALSIIGGKWKVIILWHLKEGGVKRFGELQRMVRGISQKMLTQELRDLEESGLVARKVYPVVPPKVEYSLTETGWSLKPLLEQLCEWGLEYRKNRGELVEGDVATEPRALATVAN